A genomic stretch from Rhodomicrobium vannielii ATCC 17100 includes:
- a CDS encoding efflux RND transporter permease subunit: protein MSGPTAEEPGGVGAQGADAAGEDTYSGISAPFIARPIATSLLAVAILLASLLAYSLLPISSLPQVDFPVVQVTTRLPGANADTMARLVTAPLERQLGQIPSLENMSSTSSEGLSQITLRFMLSRDINAAGQDVQSAISAAGGSLPQNLPYPPVYAKVNPSDPPIVTIALTSQSVSLERLSDFADTLLAPRLSQVAGVGRVTVQGNIRPAIRIQANPLQLASLGIALETVRSAIANANVTGSKGLISGPEKSYIVGANDQLETAGAYEDVVVAYRNKAPVLLRDVATVVAGLENERVAARYNGTPAVVIDVQRQPSANIVGTVDELKKILPKLVDALPAGVKLDIVADRTGTIRASVEEVQFTLVLSVALVIMVVLLFLRTLSATIVAGITLPLSLMAAFGVMYYAGFSLNNLSLMALTIATGFVVDDAIVMIENVMRYIEKGEKPLVAAYKGAGEIGFTIVSLTLSLIAVFIPLLFMEGIVGRLFREFALTLTAAVVTSMIVALTLTPMMAARLLRAPRHGETAPWYSRAFEAPFNALLSVYRVTLDWALNARRFMLLVAAATFVLTVVLYIAIPKGFLPDQDTGFLTAETEAAPGVSFERINALQAEVERIIRRDPDVLGVVSVIGVGTTNATPNAAHLALTLKPKTERKATATEILQRLTEATADFPGLRTTFQIVQDIQIGTARSRTQYQYVIVGLDREGFSGWAQKLEAELSRDRRLIHVASDLQEDGNAVLIKTDRVIAGRLGVTMQALNDTLYDAFGQRQISTIYGQSNQYRVVLEVAPAFQTDTAALGSIYVPGTAISNSTSGNASTGNATASGATNSSITATSASGTGVGSQVPLSSFSVIERATAPLSVNHVQQYPAATISFDVAPGFSLDAAVQAVTDAQSRIALPSSIVGSYTGAAAEFNASLANQPLLILAAVVTIYIILGVLYESFIHPFTILTTLPSAGIGALLALEILGMEFSFIALIGIILLMGIVKKNAIIMIDFALDAERTRGLAPFDAIREACLLRFRPIMMTTVAALLGALPLVIGSGPGSELRMPLGVTIIGGLLLSQLLTLYTTPVIYLAMDGLKRRIERRFGIDEPNYPPPALRPEPGLPDPGPRGGSPRGTGGGGAAGLLPIFGTPSLPMLPPRADWLLLPSPEGNAALPSPNEPLALPPPDKPAS from the coding sequence ATGAGCGGGCCAACGGCGGAAGAGCCTGGCGGGGTCGGGGCGCAAGGCGCGGACGCGGCGGGCGAGGACACGTATTCCGGCATCTCCGCGCCGTTTATCGCGCGGCCCATCGCGACATCTCTGCTCGCGGTTGCGATCCTGCTCGCGAGCCTTCTCGCCTATTCGCTGCTGCCGATCTCGTCGCTACCGCAGGTGGATTTCCCCGTCGTCCAGGTGACGACGCGTCTTCCGGGCGCGAATGCCGACACCATGGCGCGGCTCGTAACCGCTCCGCTCGAACGCCAGCTCGGACAAATTCCCTCGCTCGAAAACATGAGTTCGACGAGTTCCGAGGGGCTGTCGCAGATCACGCTGCGCTTCATGTTGAGCCGCGATATCAACGCGGCCGGGCAGGACGTGCAGTCCGCCATCAGCGCGGCGGGCGGATCGCTGCCACAGAACCTCCCCTACCCACCCGTCTACGCCAAGGTGAACCCGTCCGACCCGCCCATCGTGACGATCGCGCTCACCTCGCAAAGCGTCTCGCTCGAACGCCTGTCCGACTTCGCCGACACACTGCTCGCGCCAAGGCTGTCGCAGGTGGCGGGGGTCGGCCGCGTTACGGTGCAGGGCAACATCCGGCCAGCGATCCGCATTCAGGCGAACCCGCTGCAACTCGCGTCCCTCGGCATCGCGCTCGAAACCGTCCGCTCCGCCATCGCGAACGCCAACGTGACAGGCTCCAAGGGCCTCATCAGCGGCCCCGAAAAATCCTACATCGTCGGCGCGAACGATCAGCTTGAGACCGCGGGCGCCTATGAGGACGTAGTCGTTGCGTATCGCAACAAGGCTCCCGTTCTGCTGCGCGACGTGGCGACCGTCGTCGCCGGCCTCGAAAACGAACGCGTCGCCGCGCGCTACAACGGCACGCCGGCCGTCGTCATCGACGTGCAGCGCCAGCCGAGCGCCAACATCGTCGGCACCGTCGATGAGTTGAAGAAGATCCTGCCGAAGCTCGTCGATGCGCTCCCGGCGGGCGTGAAACTCGACATCGTCGCCGACCGCACGGGCACGATCCGCGCGTCCGTCGAGGAAGTGCAGTTCACGCTCGTGCTCTCCGTCGCGCTCGTCATCATGGTGGTGCTGCTGTTCCTGCGCACCCTGTCCGCCACCATCGTCGCAGGCATCACGCTGCCGCTGTCGCTGATGGCGGCGTTCGGCGTGATGTATTACGCGGGCTTCTCGCTGAACAACCTCTCGCTCATGGCGCTGACCATCGCGACCGGCTTCGTGGTGGACGACGCCATCGTCATGATCGAGAACGTCATGCGCTACATCGAGAAGGGCGAGAAACCGCTCGTGGCGGCCTACAAGGGCGCTGGCGAGATCGGCTTCACCATCGTTTCGCTGACGCTGTCGCTCATCGCGGTGTTCATTCCGCTGCTGTTCATGGAAGGCATCGTCGGCCGCCTGTTTCGCGAGTTCGCGCTGACGCTCACCGCCGCTGTCGTCACATCCATGATCGTGGCGCTGACGCTCACGCCGATGATGGCGGCCCGGCTCCTGCGCGCGCCGCGCCACGGCGAGACCGCGCCGTGGTATTCCCGCGCTTTCGAGGCACCGTTCAACGCGCTGTTGTCGGTCTACCGCGTGACGCTCGACTGGGCGTTGAACGCGCGGCGCTTCATGCTGCTCGTGGCGGCCGCAACCTTCGTGCTGACCGTCGTTCTCTATATCGCGATCCCGAAAGGCTTCCTGCCGGATCAGGACACGGGCTTCCTCACCGCCGAGACGGAGGCCGCGCCGGGCGTCTCGTTCGAGCGCATCAACGCGCTTCAGGCCGAGGTGGAACGGATCATCCGCCGCGATCCCGACGTGCTGGGCGTGGTTTCGGTGATCGGCGTCGGCACCACGAACGCCACGCCGAACGCCGCACATCTCGCGCTGACGCTGAAGCCCAAGACCGAGCGCAAGGCGACCGCGACGGAAATTCTCCAGCGACTGACGGAGGCGACCGCCGATTTTCCCGGCCTTCGCACCACGTTCCAGATCGTGCAGGACATCCAGATCGGCACCGCGCGCAGCCGCACGCAATATCAATATGTGATCGTGGGGCTCGACCGCGAGGGCTTCTCCGGTTGGGCGCAGAAGCTCGAAGCAGAGCTGAGCCGCGACCGCCGCCTGATCCATGTCGCCTCCGACCTTCAGGAAGACGGCAACGCGGTGCTCATCAAGACCGACCGCGTCATCGCAGGCCGCCTCGGCGTCACCATGCAGGCGCTGAACGACACGCTCTACGACGCCTTCGGTCAGCGGCAGATTTCGACGATCTACGGGCAGTCGAACCAGTATCGCGTCGTGCTCGAAGTCGCCCCGGCGTTCCAGACCGACACCGCCGCACTCGGTTCGATCTATGTGCCGGGCACGGCGATTTCGAACTCGACCTCGGGCAACGCCTCGACCGGCAACGCAACCGCGAGCGGCGCGACGAACTCTTCCATCACCGCCACCTCCGCAAGCGGTACCGGCGTCGGCTCGCAGGTGCCGCTGTCGTCGTTCTCCGTGATCGAGCGCGCCACGGCGCCGCTGTCGGTCAACCACGTGCAGCAATATCCGGCGGCGACCATCAGCTTCGACGTCGCACCGGGCTTCTCGCTCGACGCCGCCGTGCAGGCCGTTACGGACGCGCAGAGTCGCATCGCGCTGCCCTCCTCCATCGTCGGCAGCTATACAGGCGCCGCGGCCGAGTTCAACGCCTCGCTCGCGAACCAGCCGCTGCTCATCCTCGCCGCCGTGGTCACGATCTACATCATCCTCGGCGTGCTCTATGAAAGCTTCATCCACCCGTTCACGATCCTGACGACGCTTCCCTCCGCAGGTATCGGCGCGCTGCTCGCTCTCGAAATCCTCGGCATGGAATTTTCGTTCATCGCGCTCATCGGCATCATCCTGCTGATGGGCATCGTGAAGAAGAACGCGATCATCATGATCGACTTCGCGCTCGATGCGGAGCGCACGCGGGGGCTTGCGCCGTTCGACGCGATCCGCGAGGCGTGCCTGCTCCGCTTCCGGCCGATCATGATGACGACGGTCGCGGCGCTGCTCGGCGCGTTGCCGCTCGTGATCGGAAGCGGCCCCGGCTCGGAGCTTCGCATGCCGCTCGGCGTCACCATCATCGGCGGGCTGCTCCTGTCGCAGCTTCTCACGCTCTACACAACGCCCGTTATCTACCTCGCCATGGACGGGCTGAAGCGTCGGATCGAACGCCGCTTCGGCATCGACGAGCCGAATTATCCGCCGCCAGCGCTTCGGCCGGAGCCGGGCTTGCCCGATCCCGGACCACGGGGCGGGTCGCCGCGCGGAACGGGCGGCGGCGGAGCGGCTGGCCTGTTGCCCATCTTCGGCACGCCGTCGCTTCCGATGCTCCCGCCGCGTGCGGATTGGCTTCTCCTGCCTTCGCCCGAAGGCAACGCGGCCCTCCCGTCGCCGAACGAACCGCTCGCTCTGCCGCCGCCGGACAAGCCCGCGTCATGA
- a CDS encoding efflux RND transporter periplasmic adaptor subunit, with the protein MKRLLPWLIFILITAFLAIFVYSDRIFGTSGRGGDAAGMGGGPPGGFRRGDQAVSAETKPARLENVPVWLSGVGTVQAFNTATVRAQVSGRLIEVNYHEGQDVKAGDVLARIDPVLYQAAYDEAVAKKAQDEALLANARRDAARYSSLVGQNYSSQLETDAAKSKVQQYEAQVKQDQAAIDTARANLDYATIRAPIDGRTGIRQLDTGNLVTSGDSTGIVVITQLRPISVVFTLPESAVSDILDAQAKAALPLQAQAGGRVLGEGSVAVIDNQIDQTTGTVKIKGTFPNDENRLWPGQFVNVKLRLKTLENAVVVPSAAVQQGANGAFVYRVTPEKTASIVSVKVVQEGEKDAVIGEGIAAGDVVVTSGFSNLQDGSKLKLEGNEASGTAPAQNSGERKNGERRGKGADAAKPEGAARP; encoded by the coding sequence ATGAAGAGGCTCCTGCCCTGGTTGATCTTTATTTTGATCACCGCGTTTCTTGCGATCTTCGTCTATAGCGACCGCATCTTCGGCACGTCCGGGCGAGGCGGCGATGCGGCTGGCATGGGCGGCGGCCCTCCCGGCGGCTTCCGTCGCGGCGATCAGGCCGTCTCGGCGGAGACAAAGCCCGCGCGCCTCGAAAACGTGCCCGTGTGGCTCTCCGGCGTCGGCACGGTGCAGGCCTTCAACACGGCGACGGTTCGCGCGCAGGTGTCCGGGCGTCTCATTGAGGTGAATTACCACGAGGGGCAGGACGTGAAGGCAGGCGACGTGCTCGCCCGTATCGACCCCGTTCTCTATCAGGCCGCCTATGACGAGGCGGTCGCGAAGAAGGCGCAGGATGAAGCGCTGCTCGCGAACGCCAGGCGCGATGCGGCCCGTTATTCGAGCCTCGTCGGCCAGAACTACTCGTCGCAGCTGGAGACCGACGCCGCGAAGTCGAAGGTTCAGCAATACGAAGCGCAGGTGAAGCAGGATCAGGCCGCCATCGATACCGCGCGCGCGAACCTCGATTACGCCACCATCCGCGCGCCCATCGACGGCCGCACCGGCATCCGCCAGCTCGACACGGGCAACCTCGTCACGTCGGGCGATTCCACCGGCATCGTCGTCATCACCCAGCTTCGGCCGATTTCGGTTGTGTTCACGCTGCCGGAAAGCGCCGTCTCCGACATTCTCGACGCGCAGGCGAAAGCGGCCCTACCGCTTCAGGCGCAGGCGGGCGGGCGCGTGCTCGGCGAGGGCAGCGTGGCCGTGATCGATAACCAGATCGATCAGACGACCGGCACAGTGAAAATCAAGGGCACCTTCCCGAATGACGAAAACCGGCTTTGGCCGGGCCAGTTCGTGAACGTCAAGCTTCGGCTGAAGACACTCGAAAATGCCGTGGTCGTTCCCTCTGCTGCCGTCCAGCAGGGCGCGAACGGAGCCTTCGTCTACCGCGTCACGCCAGAGAAAACCGCGAGCATCGTCTCTGTGAAGGTGGTGCAGGAAGGCGAGAAGGATGCGGTGATCGGCGAAGGCATCGCGGCGGGCGACGTCGTGGTGACGAGCGGCTTCTCGAACCTTCAGGACGGCTCGAAGCTCAAGCTCGAAGGCAACGAAGCGTCAGGCACGGCTCCTGCACAGAATAGCGGCGAGCGGAAGAATGGCGAGCGTCGCGGCAAGGGAGCCGACGCCGCGAAGCCCGAAGGCGCCGCACGGCCATGA
- a CDS encoding efflux transporter outer membrane subunit translates to MRRDHAPTGGKTRLLRGGAAAVLVAALSAAGCAGLDPNVASPQIAVPDAYKGKSARPSQHPAGSPYDFAAFRSKKLTDLIVAGRGFNLDIAAAIARVEQAEAQVRVASQALIPTIQADGSGTRSFSHATGRAVRGDTVVGQLGASYELDFWGKNRSGVASAMASQAAADYAAATVAITTDATIATTYFDAVATQKQIDIAKANLAIAQKTLDAIVARNKAGTTSGLDVAQQETLVANVKVTIPPLQRQLEQYKHALAVLVGRAPEFFSWRADDLYAIAVPQIPAGLPSELLCRRPDIADAEAQLASQRFLVSKARAAMFPSIQLTGAGGFQSVALASLFQPQSTFYNAAAGLTQPITNLVELQATLDQNRAVYTELLATYKKTIIAAFQDVEDALVAYRKTAEQERLQREALQAARRAYEISQAQLQGGIIDITTLLSIQQTLFSAENSLALVRQARLEAAVSLYRALGGGWIKPEGVTLAEVPSLIDVKRATP, encoded by the coding sequence ATGCGACGCGACCACGCGCCGACAGGCGGAAAAACACGCTTACTGCGAGGCGGGGCGGCAGCCGTGCTTGTCGCTGCGCTATCGGCGGCAGGCTGCGCCGGCCTTGATCCTAACGTGGCGTCGCCGCAAATTGCCGTACCGGACGCCTACAAGGGAAAGAGCGCGCGGCCTTCGCAGCACCCTGCGGGCAGCCCCTACGATTTCGCGGCGTTCCGCTCGAAAAAGCTCACCGATCTGATCGTGGCCGGGCGCGGCTTCAACCTCGACATCGCCGCCGCCATCGCCCGCGTCGAACAGGCCGAGGCGCAGGTTCGCGTCGCAAGTCAGGCGCTCATCCCGACCATTCAGGCCGATGGCAGCGGCACGCGCTCCTTCAGCCACGCGACAGGACGCGCGGTGCGCGGCGACACGGTCGTCGGTCAACTCGGCGCGAGCTACGAACTCGACTTCTGGGGCAAGAACCGTTCCGGCGTCGCTTCGGCCATGGCCTCGCAAGCGGCCGCCGATTACGCCGCCGCAACCGTCGCCATCACGACCGACGCGACCATCGCCACAACCTATTTCGACGCGGTCGCGACGCAGAAGCAGATCGACATCGCGAAGGCGAACCTTGCCATCGCGCAAAAGACGCTCGACGCCATCGTCGCGCGCAACAAGGCGGGCACCACATCCGGCCTCGACGTGGCACAGCAGGAAACGCTCGTCGCCAATGTCAAGGTGACGATCCCGCCGCTTCAGCGCCAGCTTGAGCAATACAAGCACGCACTTGCCGTGCTGGTAGGTCGCGCGCCGGAGTTCTTCTCGTGGCGCGCCGACGACCTCTATGCCATCGCGGTGCCGCAGATCCCGGCGGGGCTTCCGTCCGAGCTTCTGTGCCGCCGTCCCGATATCGCCGACGCCGAGGCGCAGCTTGCCTCGCAGCGCTTCCTCGTGTCGAAGGCGCGGGCGGCGATGTTCCCGTCGATCCAGCTTACCGGCGCGGGCGGCTTCCAGAGCGTGGCGCTGGCCTCGCTGTTTCAGCCGCAAAGCACCTTCTACAATGCGGCGGCGGGCCTGACCCAGCCGATCACGAACCTGGTCGAGTTGCAGGCGACGCTCGATCAGAACCGCGCCGTCTATACCGAACTGCTCGCGACGTACAAGAAGACCATCATCGCCGCATTCCAGGATGTGGAAGACGCGCTCGTCGCCTATCGCAAGACCGCCGAACAGGAGCGTCTCCAGCGCGAAGCGTTGCAGGCCGCGCGCCGCGCCTACGAGATTTCGCAGGCGCAGCTTCAGGGCGGCATCATCGACATCACGACGCTGCTTTCCATTCAGCAGACACTGTTCTCGGCGGAAAACAGCCTCGCCCTCGTGCGGCAGGCGCGTCTCGAAGCCGCCGTCTCCCTCTATCGCGCTCTCGGCGGCGGCTGGATCAAGCCCGAGGGCGTCACGCTTGCTGAAGTTCCATCCCTCATCGATGTAAAAAGGGCCACGCCATGA
- a CDS encoding peptidoglycan-binding domain-containing protein — translation MIRFRARLALFAMMAIFLATASNALFMQERARLFDPNGLPSTSVSVTQFPHDKTSPIAPAVSGGGIQQVSLPAAKGPRMHVALYRELGQRGYSEQLRQGDNGLRLAVLAYQFDNAMPLTGEPTNELLKRVLFDPNQGPHGAFADRAELNAKLVIETQKALLGLGFFRGTFSGRLDVWTSNAIKDFERHRGLPVTGRLTDQTLLELIAFSGQPMLPAAG, via the coding sequence ATGATCAGGTTTCGAGCACGTCTGGCCCTTTTCGCCATGATGGCGATCTTCCTTGCGACAGCGAGCAACGCGCTGTTCATGCAGGAACGCGCGCGCCTGTTCGATCCGAACGGGTTGCCCAGCACGTCCGTTTCGGTGACGCAATTCCCGCATGACAAGACGTCGCCGATCGCTCCAGCCGTCTCCGGCGGAGGCATCCAGCAGGTTTCGCTCCCCGCCGCGAAGGGGCCGCGCATGCACGTCGCTCTTTATCGCGAGCTTGGGCAACGGGGGTATTCAGAGCAGTTGCGGCAGGGCGATAACGGGCTTCGGCTCGCGGTGCTGGCTTACCAGTTCGACAACGCCATGCCACTGACCGGCGAACCGACCAATGAGCTTTTGAAGCGCGTGCTGTTCGACCCGAATCAGGGGCCGCACGGTGCGTTCGCCGACCGCGCCGAGTTGAACGCCAAGCTCGTCATCGAGACGCAGAAGGCGCTGCTCGGCCTCGGCTTCTTCAGGGGTACGTTCTCGGGCCGCCTCGATGTCTGGACGTCGAACGCCATCAAGGATTTCGAGCGTCATCGCGGCCTCCCGGTTACGGGGCGCCTGACCGACCAGACGCTTCTCGAACTTATCGCATTTTCGGGCCAGCCGATGCTTCCGGCAGCGGGCTGA